The sequence TTTACAAGTAATTACCTGGAGCAATGTAACCGAAGGATCCAGCAACAACTGACATGGTATGAGGTTCTTGGTTTTGCTTAACCAACAATTTAGCCAACCCAAAATCCGCAATTTTGGCGTTAAAAACATAATCAAGCAAGATGTTGCTCGACTTAACATCTCGGTGTATGATCGCAGGACTACAATCATTATGCATATAGCAAAGCCCTTGAGCTGCTCCCACCGCGATATTCAACCTCTGTGCCCAGTTCAAGCTATTATCCTCTACAGTGCCTCTCTTCTTCTTACCGTGTAGCCACTGATCCAAGCTCCGTTTCTCCAGATACTCATACACCAGAAGCTTTGAATCCTCTCGAGATATACAACACAGTAGTTTCACTATGTTCGCGTGCCTGATCGTTCCGAGAATCTCGACTTCAGCGAGAAACTCCTTCTCTAGGTTCTTGTCGAGTTTCTTCTTGTTCCATATCTTCTTCACGGCTACGTACTGTCCCGAGCCTTCGATGAAGATCTTGTAGATTTTCCCCGACCCGCCGCTTCCTATTACATTGTGTTCCATCAGGTTCGACACGATGTCGGAATCTACAAAATCTACTCTGTGAAATGAAGTTAGCTTCCACGTCTCTAACCCTTTCCTCCTTCTTCGTTTCCTTGTGTAGTCCCTAACCACAAAGAACGTCCCAAGCAAGGTGATGGCAAGGAGGAGAATTGCGATGACTAGAATCATCGCGAAGATGTTCCCCGGCAACCCTTTTGCTCTCCGCATCACTTTCCGACAATCCGGTAAGTTAAGAACCGGTTTGTCCGCACAGAGATTGGTGTTGTTAAAGAAACTTCTCTCGTAAGCAAGATTATCAAGCTGGTCGGGGACTTCCCCGGTGAGCCTGTTTGAAGACAAGTTAAGCGTAGTGAGCTTCAAGTTCCCGATCTCCGGCGGGATCACGCCGGAGAATCCATTCTCCGAGAGATCAAGATTCAGCAAATGCGGCAACGATCCTAAACCTCTCGGAATCTTCCCGGAGAGCTTGTTCTTTGCTAAGTTTATCGTCGTCAACGACTTCCACGAGACGATCTCGTCAGGCAACTCACCGGAGAGGTTGTTGTCATCGAGGAAGATTGATATGAGATTCGAAAGAGATGTTAACTCCTTCGGTATCTCGCCGGAGAAACCGTTGTTCCCGGCTTTGAACTCCGCTAGAGAAGACCAAGAACCGATTGTACTCGGAATCTCGCCGGAGAAGTTATTGTTATCTATCTCAATCCTCGAGAGGTTCCACGCGACTCTCTCCGGTAAGTTTCCGGTGAAGGAGTTGTTGCTCACCTGTAAGCTGTACATATGGGGAGCAGTCCAGATCCGGGAAGGAAACTCGCCGGAGAAGTTATTGTTCTGTAGCTGAACCGTGAGGAGAGACTTACAGTCCCCGAGAGAATCTGGAATTAGGCCGGTGAGTTTGTTAGAGTATACAACTACGCCGAGAAGACGACCTCCGTTGCAGAGATTCTCCGGTAATTTCCCGGTTAACTGATTCTCCGATACTTCGAAGCTCTCTAAATTTGAATTAAACCCGGTTTCAACCGGTATTTCTCCGGTTAACTTGTTGGTGAAGAGTTTCAAATCAATTAATCTCGGTAATTTCGCGATAACCGACGGGATTACTCCGGTTAACTGGTTATTGAACAGGTTTAGATACTCTAATTTCGTCAGATTACCGATTGATTCCGGAATCGAACCGGTTAAGTCGTTGGCGGAGAGATCAAGCGCTACCAAGCTCGTCGCGTTAATTGATTTCGGGATCTCTCCGATAAAGTCATTAGCGTAGAGAAGGAGATCGGTTAGATTCTTCAACCCGAGTAACCCGCCCGGGATCCGACCCGTTAGTTTGTTAACAGATAAGTCCACGTGTTCGAGATCCGTCAAGCTCCCAAAATCAACGGCCGAGATTTCCCCGATGAGATTCATCTCCGTTAGCCACAAGTACCTCAGCTTCTTCAACTTCCCAAACTCCGCCGGGATCTTCGCCGGCAGAAGCTTATCGTTGTACGACATTCGAAGCTCCTCGAGGTCGGATAAGTCCCCGATCTCCGGCGGAAACGTGCCGTCGTACTCGCTCTGGTAGAGATTCAGCACCTTGAGATTCGAGAGGAGTCCGATCGTCTTCGGGATGTCGCCGGAGAAGCCGGTGGCGCCGAGGTCGAGATACTCGAGGCGGCGCGAGAGGCGGTGGATGTCGGCGGGGAGTGTGCCGTTGAAGTTGTTCTGGGAGAGATCGAGGTGCCGGAGCTTCGTGCAGTTGTAGAGAGCCGTCGGAAACTCGCCGGGGAAGTAGTTATACGATAGATCGAGAAAATCGAGGTTTGGGAAGTCGCATATGCTCGTCGGAACGGCGACGGTGAAGTTCTGGTTCTTGAAGTTTattccggtgacttttccggcggCGCAGGTGATTTTTGGCCAATGGCACGGAGATGACGTGGCGTTCCATAGGCGGAGAGACGGTGGGTGGCCGAGGAGGCGTTTCAGGTTAAGAAGCGTTGACCGTTCGTCGAGCTGAGATATTACGGTTAAGGGGGTGGAGGTTAGGAAGAAGAGGAGTAAGGGTAAAATGGTCATTTTGATTTGATtgttaaggttttttttttccgggaagtTTCGGGGAACCAATGCTGACTGCTAAATGGGAACGCAAGTTCGAAGAAGCTGAGGTCTTATAACATTGTGAATGGTGTGATTTGGTGAGGTCAGTCTGTGATGTTTCAAGTCACTTGCtcttttttaattgtttatagGTAAACGTCTAAGATTCGTTTTGTATCTAGATGTATAAATGAATATAgtgttttctttttactttcttGTATCTCATTTTTGATAGCTTATTTGGTTAACAAGTGTTTTGTTTGGAAAAATGTTATGGTTGTATActtgtatgtatatatttagaggaacaaaattagtgaaatttatattttgtaaaaagtaGCTGGAATTAAATATtctaagttaaaaaaatatgtgtaaataaattgaaaaataaacacTTTGGAAGATAATATGTATATTCTATGGGAGATTTTCAATTTTACTATAAGTTGGATACCCCCTTTTAAATTTATCCTTAAAGGATAATCATTTTCATAACTACTAGGTGGTTGTCCGCGAATTTGCGAgtataaatagtttttaagttcaatatataatatttgttatgtttgacaagatataatatgtattttgttttaaaaaattgaatgtgaattttatttgttatatatatttctaaataaacagatttatattttttttatttcttaaaaaatataaatagtatgacttttgtaatattttattagattttatcaACAACTATAGTAAAAATAGTTAATGTATGCTCCAATCTAATTTGTCTACAGTCTTATTATATGTTATGTAATGTTTATTTCCAAATGTCATTCAATTAATATTACATTACATTTCCaatgatattttctaaaaataacatatatacaaataaataaacaatattttctaATAGATGATATGAACATGATAATAATTGCGGAAATCACAAAATAATTCATTGGCTAATGTGTTTAGAGTAATTGGCAATATGGATTATTTAACATTAAATGTGCTAGAATTGATATAAATAACCACAAAAATTTGGCTAGTGAAAAGTTCAGAGACATTATGTGCAACAGTCAACAAAATCTTTCAGATAAATTAAAACAGTTTGACAcactacatatatataaaattaatatggtATTTGAGCCAAGTCTATATGattattcttaatttttatgtattattattctTAATTTTTGGCTAGTATAAATTTCAGAAACATTATGTGCAACAATCAATTAAATACTTCAGATAAATTAAAACAGTTTGACACACCacacatatataattaatatagtaTTTGAGTCAAGTCTATAAGattattcttaatttttgtgtattattatttat is a genomic window of Brassica napus cultivar Da-Ae chromosome A2, Da-Ae, whole genome shotgun sequence containing:
- the LOC106382658 gene encoding receptor-like protein 52, which translates into the protein MTILPLLLFFLTSTPLTVISQLDERSTLLNLKRLLGHPPSLRLWNATSSPCHWPKITCAAGKVTGINFKNQNFTVAVPTSICDFPNLDFLDLSYNYFPGEFPTALYNCTKLRHLDLSQNNFNGTLPADIHRLSRRLEYLDLGATGFSGDIPKTIGLLSNLKVLNLYQSEYDGTFPPEIGDLSDLEELRMSYNDKLLPAKIPAEFGKLKKLRYLWLTEMNLIGEISAVDFGSLTDLEHVDLSVNKLTGRIPGGLLGLKNLTDLLLYANDFIGEIPKSINATSLVALDLSANDLTGSIPESIGNLTKLEYLNLFNNQLTGVIPSVIAKLPRLIDLKLFTNKLTGEIPVETGFNSNLESFEVSENQLTGKLPENLCNGGRLLGVVVYSNKLTGLIPDSLGDCKSLLTVQLQNNNFSGEFPSRIWTAPHMYSLQVSNNSFTGNLPERVAWNLSRIEIDNNNFSGEIPSTIGSWSSLAEFKAGNNGFSGEIPKELTSLSNLISIFLDDNNLSGELPDEIVSWKSLTTINLAKNKLSGKIPRGLGSLPHLLNLDLSENGFSGVIPPEIGNLKLTTLNLSSNRLTGEVPDQLDNLAYERSFFNNTNLCADKPVLNLPDCRKVMRRAKGLPGNIFAMILVIAILLLAITLLGTFFVVRDYTRKRRRRKGLETWKLTSFHRVDFVDSDIVSNLMEHNVIGSGGSGKIYKIFIEGSGQYVAVKKIWNKKKLDKNLEKEFLAEVEILGTIRHANIVKLLCCISREDSKLLVYEYLEKRSLDQWLHGKKKRGTVEDNSLNWAQRLNIAVGAAQGLCYMHNDCSPAIIHRDVKSSNILLDYVFNAKIADFGLAKLLVKQNQEPHTMSVVAGSFGYIAPEYAYTSKVDEKIDVYSFGVVLLELVTGREGNKGDEHTNLADWSWRHYQSGKPIEEAFDEDIKEPSNTEEMTTVFQLGLMCTNTLPGNRPTMKEVLYMLRQQVHGETKKIATEAHEAPLLVSLSGRRTSKRIEDEELGFV